tttcTTGATGATTCATATTGTCCTGCAAATCTTTTTGAGTGATACTCAACTACTAATTTCTTTGTTACTACTACTTCTAACTTTCTTAGAGGATTTTTTAGGACGAACCATTTCACTATTCAACTTTCACTATGATCCTTTGATATCATCACAAGTTGTGAAACTTGAACCAAGATATGTCTCTAAATTTCTTTCAAGAAGTGGGTTATCTCAATGGGAAAACCTTTTATCATCTATTTTGAAAATTAGCTTATCTCCAACCCAATGGAGAAATAGAAATAATGCAGGTATTATAAACTAGAAATAAGTTTCCTATTTAGACCATTCATATCAGTCTAATtctaaataattgtcttctaaattTACTTCATTTTTTATTCCCAGTTAGTGTCAACGTGTAATGTTCCCTTTTGGGATGATCCTAAATCTTTCCCTAAAATCAAATGTTCaattaaaaataagaaatatagaatattaattataaatttcctttccaatgtaaACTTTGGTACTAACCCTACAAATATAGAATATAGAACTCCATTTCCCATAATCAACCATAATAGGGGTTGGAGAAGAAGCACGATAAGACACCTGGAACAGTCACCATAACTAAGCCCAAGAGTGTGGAGCATCTAACGAGGAAAACATGATACCTTGGCCCCAAGTGGCAGGAACGCTTCTCCATCCAACATGAGGTAAGCTACTTAAAAGGAGGACTTGTATCAACTCTCCAAACTGTGGTTGCACAATAGGGTTCCTGGAATGTTCGCCATAATTAAGACCAATGGCATGTAGCTCTATTCTTGGGTGTGAGAAAGTTACAATCAcatggggaggggggggggggggggggtggtgggcAACATTTTCTTGTTCAATGCACCTTGTATGTCTTATTAAAAAAGAATACACAAGTGTGAGACATCTATGATAGGAGAGGAATCACTGTATTCTTCATAATTATGAaaggtagtgatgatgacctcttgTCCTAGTTTATGAATAGCATGAAAAGTGGGAGATTTATGGTGGGTGGTATCAATTTAGAGGTTTCAGAAGAGATTATTGTCCGAGTGATTGCGTTGAAGTGTGATGGAAAAAAAGTCTCTCGAATAAGTAAACAAATTCTTATGAGGAGTGCATTTCAATGTTTCTAGAGAATGGTGAGGGACTAAAGAGACACTAGAATcgatttagaaaagaaaacatttCATTATTGTGAGGATCCATTACCTACCATATGATAAAGTACTTCATATTGGAGGGACAATTTGTAACAATCCACAGGTACAATTTCCCCATTCTTAATCACTTAAGACATAATAAGCTTGTTAGTTAtccattatttttattttcttccctGGACAAgtgttttttaaaagatttttaccCGCCCTTATATAAGGGCTTCATTTATACCATTTACAATTACTGCTTGGATAAAACCCCACTCTCAACCCCACTGCACCGTATAATTCTCCTAATGATCATGACCAGAAGCCTCCTCATCCTAGTAGTTCCAAAAGGAAATTTTCCTCTAAAGATGAAAGACGCATCTCTCTCCCACGCCATTTTATTTGGATGTCTAATGGTTTGGGGTCATTCCTTacttaatctaataaaaaacaacTAGAAACCATAGAAGATTGAGGAAACCAACATGCGAGCACTAGAGAAACTAAGATTGATCTAACAATAGTAGGTCTTATATGGCCTACCACTCCTTATTGAGAAACTCTTGTTTTACTTCAAATGACTTTTCACTACGGAAGAGGCTTGAACCAGCCACTGCAAGCAAAGGAGGATACAAGTAGGGAGTGTCCTCTAAATGGCTTTTCTTTTTTTGAACTAGAGTGGTGAGAACTATGATGAGGCTAAAGAccagcttattgcaactttcatttctcttttctcttatgcaactcctattgaaaatattgaatgatAATGACTATACTATTGACAAATACCTTACAATAAACAATtaaattcagattgtattttttaAAGTATAGTATAACATCATgtaaaccaaaaatatttttccaatacttgatacaaatatataatacaataatTACTTACTACACGTATGTATATTATATTAAAGCATTAATCCTAAAACCGAATTTTAACAATAGTATTATATCTTAAATCAAACTACAAACTTTCACCTGCCTTAGCCTGTAATTAGAATCGTTTTCTCCCTTACCATTCATCAACGAACAACGATAATTACTAACGGTAGCATTGCGGTGCAGACGGAAAATAATACAAATCAAAACAAATGCTAAAACTTATAATTCTTgtgaacaagaacaaatcaaaATTGAAGGTAAAACGTATATATCTTGTGAAACGTATAATTCTTGTGAACAACAATCGAAAAAAAGACAAATgatataaggcatcaacctgatTTCTCGTATTAACTGTTTGAGGTGCTGAGTATTTATCGTTTATTTTGTGGTGTCCCATGCTCTAAATCTTGCAGTTCCCATGCATTACTCAGCAACAGAAACTCATACACAGTCCTCGTTATAAATACTAGCTTTATACCACGACTAACAAGTCTATAAATTTAGCGCACAATTCTAAATTGcatatcaaagaaagaagagaaTCCATATGGCCAAGGCAATGGAAGCGCTTTTGGCAGTGGTGTTGTTGCTGTTTTGTGGTGAGTGGCAGGTGGTTCGTGGAGAATTCGATTACAGAGATGCTCTATCTAAGTCTATCCTCTTTCTAGAGGCCCAACGATCCGGTAAACTCCCACAATCCCAGCGAGTAAAGTGGAGAGGAGATTCTGGCCTCACAGATGGGAAGTTGCAAAACGTAAGTAGAAGCAGAAATAAATCCCTATTcaatttatttagaaataaaaatagaaGTGGATCATACTATCATTCCAAATTGACTCCATACAAAATTTTATGTGCAACTCAACTGCAGGTTGATTTAGCTGGGGGTTACTACGATGCAGGCGATAACGTGAAATATGGGCTTCCCATGGCATTCACTATCACCACACTCGCTTGGGGCACACTGGATTATGGGAAAGAGTTGAAAGCTGCAGGAGAGATTCAGAATGCAAGGGACGCTATTAGATGGGGAACTGACTACTTTCTCAAGGCTAGTGCAACTCCAAATGAATTATGGGTTCAGGTAAAGAAATCTAATCTAAAATATTCAGCATTCATtcttcaagattatgaaaaactgACGAGGTTGATCTTGATGCATGAAATAGGTGGGTGATCCCCAGGCAGACCATAATTGTTGGGAGCGTCCAGAAGATATGGACACTCCTCGATCTCTTTACAAGATTGATAAAGACACCCCTGGATCAGAAATTGCAGCAGAAACGGCCGCAGCCTTGGCTGCCTCCTCCATTGTTTTCAGATTCACAAACCCTCGTTACTCACACCTTCTCCTCCAACGTTCTCAATCGGTATGTTTGGGTGCTCAAGTAAAATAGAAAACATAGCTGTTAACTAACACAGCAAAATCAACAAGTTTCATCCATCCATTTTGAGAAAAACCTTATACATCCATCTTCTTTCTAACCGGCCATTCATGTTTCCCTTCAGCTCTTCAGCTTTGCCGATCGATACAAGGGCACCTACGGAGGAGAGTGTCCATTTTATTGCTCTGTTTCAGGCTACAATGTAAGAAGACTTTGGTTTTCTCTTAACATATGCACTTGTAACCAGAATTTGGTTTTCTTTTAACATATGCACTTGTAAATATGATCTCAGGACGAGCTTCTATGGGCTGCATCTTGGCTATACAGACCTACCAAATCCTCATATTATTCCAACTATATTATCCAGCACGACGATGTAAAGGCATATGTTAATGAAttcaactgggacctcaaatatgCTGGAGTTCAAGTGCTTCTAACAGACGTAAGCGTAGACTGATTGGtgcaattttttaaataaaatgtaatataaaCATACTCTAGCTTAAAGCTAACTTATGCACTTCACCAACCAGTTATATTTCCAAGGGGAAGCTCAATTCTCAGCCTATAGAAGTAATGCAGAACGCTTTGTTTGTTCACTTCTTCCAGGCAGTCCCATTCGTTCTGTTAAAACCACCCCAGGTGAACTCTCTATCTCTTCACCAGTACCACTAACAATCAATCCTTTTTCTAGTCACAACCATATAAATCCTCTGTTACTACTCCTCTTCTAATCATAGCCCTCAAAATTCTCTTAGTGATATCTGTAATACAATTCTTTTGTTACAGGAGGTTTGTTGTATGTTAGAGATGGCGCCAACACTCAATATGTTACCAGTGCTGCTTTTTTGATGGCAAGATACAGTGATTTACTATCAGCTAAGAAGCGAACATTGTCATGCGGCAACACTCTCTTTAAACCCAACGACGTTATGGGCTTCGCAAAGCTACAAGTAAGCACACTACATTATCTGTTTTTGTATTTTGGAGCATACAATATAATGAATCCTAATCATATCCTTTGCAGATTGATTATTTATTAGGAAGGAATCCTCTGGGCATTTCATATATGGTAGGATACGGTTCCAAATATCCAAGGCAACCACATCACAGAGGAGCATCTGTAGTTTCCATTCATCAACAACCAaggaagatcaaatgcattgaaggtTTTATGAACTGGTTTCACAAAGATTCTTCCAATCCAAACACACTAATTGGGGCAATAGTGGGGGGCCCAGATAAATATGATCGTTTTGTAGACCTCAGGACCAAATCTAGCATGCTTGAACCTACAACATACATAAATTCTCCTCTTGTGGGTGTTCTTGCAAAATTGTACAGAATGACATGCAAAACTAACAGGCAGTGTTGATTTTCTTGGACATCAAAGAACTAGGAAAAATCTTTCCATCAATCATTGGAAATGACAGATTATGTTGCACTAGAGTATTTACAATTGTGGGAGGCTATATGAGAAAAGGCCCCCAAGATGAATCATGTCATTATTaacacaataaaaattattattttcaagtTACAGCTTTTATGTTGGTtctaaagtaaaaaatatataaatctatttATGTTAGAATTAGAATTGAATATTATTAATAGTTTAtgttttaatataataaaaaagtgatattattaatttttttgttatgCTGATAGGTATTATACAATTTCATTAGGGGTAGTTAGAATTTGTATACATACAAATTTCTCCTTAAATCACATGGATGAACAATAATCATGGTCATTATTACTTGATTATGAAACTAGTTTACTTTTTAATATTGTtacaattattaatatgaaatttaatattgttaaaattgctaaattGAAATGTGTAATGTGCTCAAAGGTGTGATATGATTATATTAAGGATGGTGATAACTTGTGCACATACAAACTTTTTCTTAAATTACATTCATCAACAATAACcattgtcatcaattaattataatACTTTCACCCTCTAAAAAATGGAAATCCCCCATCCCATGTCTTCATTATTATACATGAGCCAAATTTATTTGTTGGATTGTACATTGTCTCTCACATTATTATACATCAACCAATTTATTTGTTGCATTGTACATTGTCTCTCGCACTTTTTTATCACAAATTCATAGGTGCTCAATGAAGCCGTGCCTATTTACTCTAAAGCATATTTTCTAAACAATTTAATTCACTCATCTCACTATTTCTTTTAAATACAAGTAATAATAACTCAATGTGACAATAATTCTCGCAACAATAATATATTAATGAATAAAAACTCAATCGCCAATAAGTTGAAAACAGCAATTATGCTTTTACCATGAGCCCAAGTACCTTGGAAAGAAATAATAAAGCAATAAATAAAATGCATCATTCACATTATAGCCATCAACAAATGGCTGAAGAGAGAAACCCTTCACGCCGATGTGCAATTGGTTATGTAGCTTTTGAATAccacattattttatttttctaaagaaaatatgatgttttattttcattttatattttcttCCCCTACAAGTTCCCATTCATTCACCTGGCAATATATTGATTTACttcttatgattttgatttttttttaaataattgtttACAATTTTATATTTATAGGTAATTCTTTTATTGACAAGTTGTGGAATGAGGGCCCACTCATataaaaaatggcatataaaatagaGAGTGAAATCTAATTGAAAAAtgaggagaaaagaagaggaagaagacagAGGAAGTTGACAAAGTTTAAGTTTGCTAAAACATATTAACAAACCATCCTTCCAAAATTTGACTAAAAGTAACTTTGCTTTAATGTCAAAGGACAAAAAGACTTcactatttttctttaattttctcttGGTAAGGAGTGCTTGAGAGATCCACTAAGAGGCCTTTCAAATAGAGGCTTGGGATTCCATTTTATATTTTTCAACCCTGGATTTCATACTTGGTCACTTATCAAGTTTACCAATGTTTAATCAAAATCGTACTCTTAGTCTAGCGTGATATTCGTGATGTTAGGGCAAATAAATTCATCTTAATGGTCCAAAAATTCATTCAGAAAACAAATGCGCTACTTACATGAAACATGAAGGAGATCCTCATCTTCAAAAGGATGGAATTTTTCCTATTGAGAAATATCCTTACTTTTAGAGGTTTGATGATTGCACTGGAAAGTCACCAAACAACACAATTCTACAGCACAAgagagaactatattcatagaaaTAACCCCAACAACCATAGTAATAAAGGAATTTTGCAaggaataatttaataaaatccaATTGTTTTGTCAAAATAAGTCAAGATTAGAGctaccatttttgtaaatcccttTCTGGAGGTCACCAATATAAAGATTTGATATATATTTTGTATTGCAGCCCATAATTTTGAGCCCCATTTATTAAATCTAAAACAACG
The sequence above is drawn from the Cryptomeria japonica unplaced genomic scaffold, Sugi_1.0 HiC_scaffold_187, whole genome shotgun sequence genome and encodes:
- the LOC131867871 gene encoding endoglucanase 16-like; this encodes MAKAMEALLAVVLLLFCGEWQVVRGEFDYRDALSKSILFLEAQRSGKLPQSQRVKWRGDSGLTDGKLQNVDLAGGYYDAGDNVKYGLPMAFTITTLAWGTLDYGKELKAAGEIQNARDAIRWGTDYFLKASATPNELWVQVGDPQADHNCWERPEDMDTPRSLYKIDKDTPGSEIAAETAAALAASSIVFRFTNPRYSHLLLQRSQSLFSFADRYKGTYGGECPFYCSVSGYNDELLWAASWLYRPTKSSYYSNYIIQHDDVKAYVNEFNWDLKYAGVQVLLTDLYFQGEAQFSAYRSNAERFVCSLLPGSPIRSVKTTPGGLLYVRDGANTQYVTSAAFLMARYSDLLSAKKRTLSCGNTLFKPNDVMGFAKLQSDAGPGEGRDFEFEIRTRRETLQWTSKPGGGRKGWISGLPDSSEPNGKDLVDGNPKAGDKLLDPDGGNGASCARHSPRKGPICRDNGRS